A genome region from Alkalimarinus coralli includes the following:
- the tatB gene encoding Sec-independent protein translocase protein TatB, producing the protein MFDIGFLELVLIAVLALLVLGPERLPHAARTAGRWVGKAKRMASNLTEEVDRQLKAEELRERIQQAGDDIKVEEVQQTIQSALDKAEEFKHMVNKDVSAERLDIAPAATTKTATASTAPPPKPSISKDS; encoded by the coding sequence ATGTTTGATATTGGTTTTCTTGAATTAGTACTGATTGCTGTGCTTGCGCTTCTGGTATTAGGCCCAGAACGGTTGCCGCATGCCGCCAGAACGGCTGGCAGATGGGTTGGCAAAGCGAAGCGCATGGCGAGCAACCTAACCGAAGAGGTCGACCGGCAGCTAAAAGCTGAAGAACTCAGAGAGAGGATTCAGCAAGCCGGAGATGATATAAAAGTTGAAGAAGTACAACAGACCATTCAATCTGCCCTGGATAAAGCAGAAGAGTTCAAACATATGGTCAATAAAGATGTATCTGCTGAAAGACTAGACATCGCACCTGCAGCTACAACTAAAACCGCAACGGCTTCAACTGCCCCTCCCCCCAAACCTTCGATCTCGAAAGACTCTTAA
- the tatC gene encoding twin-arginine translocase subunit TatC: MTNSSSPNTGNQKPVDKSSAELNEAAVEQQQPLIQHLIELRDRILKSVLVVLAIFLGLYYFANDFYLVISEPLRVYLPEGTSMIATDVASPFLTPFKLTLVMAIFLAMPFILFQFWRFVAPALYKHEKQLAIPLLISSVFLFYLGVLFAYYVVFPLVFGFFTSAGPEGVTVMTDISKYLDFVLKLFFAFGLAFEIPIATVIMVATGATSSKSLSNKRPYIVVGCFVVGMLLTPPDVISQTLLAVPMWLLFEIGVFFSRMVENRNPPEHEEENRIG, translated from the coding sequence ATGACCAACTCGTCATCACCAAACACCGGTAATCAAAAACCTGTAGATAAATCGTCTGCAGAGTTAAATGAAGCGGCAGTAGAGCAGCAGCAACCGCTCATTCAGCACTTGATTGAACTTCGGGATCGTATACTCAAGTCAGTACTTGTGGTGTTGGCCATTTTTCTGGGGCTCTACTATTTTGCCAACGACTTTTATCTGGTTATTTCTGAACCACTGCGAGTCTATCTGCCGGAAGGCACATCAATGATCGCAACCGACGTTGCGTCGCCATTTTTAACGCCCTTCAAATTAACACTGGTTATGGCCATCTTTTTGGCCATGCCATTTATCCTGTTTCAGTTCTGGCGCTTTGTTGCACCAGCACTTTACAAACATGAAAAGCAGCTGGCGATACCACTGTTGATATCCAGCGTATTTCTATTCTATTTGGGTGTGTTGTTCGCCTATTACGTTGTATTTCCTCTGGTTTTTGGTTTCTTCACAAGCGCTGGCCCCGAAGGGGTGACAGTCATGACAGACATCAGCAAGTACCTGGACTTTGTGCTAAAACTATTCTTTGCATTCGGGCTGGCGTTTGAGATACCGATTGCCACCGTCATAATGGTCGCCACAGGTGCCACTTCGTCAAAAAGCCTGAGCAATAAAAGGCCTTACATTGTTGTCGGCTGTTTTGTTGTCGGCATGCTATTAACGCCTCCTGATGTGATATCCCAAACCCTGCTAGCTGTTCCAATGTGGCTTCTGTTCGAAATTGGTGTATTTTTTAGCCGGATGGTTGAGAACCGCAACCCGCCAGAACATGAAGAAGAGAACCGGATAGGCTAG
- a CDS encoding 16S rRNA (uracil(1498)-N(3))-methyltransferase, whose protein sequence is MNIALLFEEDLTSPCSATLTDRRLRHLQEVLDIKLGDCISVGQVNGMLGEATVTQLTPLSAELEINWNRQPPAPLPVTLIIALPRPKMVKRIIQTIATMGVKELYFINSYKVEKSFWQSPWLTEGKLLENVVLGLEQAMDTQLPNIHLRKRFKPFVEDELPDIANNSLRLIAHPSGSQGCPTQVSQQTTLAIGPEGGFIPYEVDKLIASGFTPVSLGERILRTETAVPVLLSKLF, encoded by the coding sequence ATGAATATCGCACTGCTTTTTGAAGAGGATTTAACCTCACCCTGCTCAGCGACACTCACTGACCGTCGGCTGAGGCATCTGCAAGAAGTTCTCGATATTAAACTGGGCGACTGCATTTCAGTCGGACAAGTTAACGGAATGCTTGGCGAAGCAACAGTCACACAACTCACGCCCCTATCGGCTGAACTTGAAATCAACTGGAACAGACAGCCCCCCGCACCACTGCCAGTCACCCTCATTATCGCCCTGCCCCGCCCCAAAATGGTTAAACGAATCATTCAAACGATTGCTACCATGGGGGTAAAGGAGCTTTACTTTATCAATTCATATAAAGTCGAAAAAAGCTTTTGGCAATCCCCCTGGCTGACAGAAGGCAAACTACTGGAAAATGTCGTGTTAGGCTTAGAGCAGGCAATGGACACCCAGCTCCCCAATATCCATTTGAGAAAGCGGTTTAAGCCGTTTGTTGAAGATGAACTGCCAGACATTGCCAATAATTCTCTGCGTTTGATTGCACACCCTTCCGGCAGCCAAGGTTGCCCAACTCAGGTTAGCCAGCAAACAACACTGGCCATTGGCCCTGAAGGCGGGTTTATTCCCTACGAAGTCGATAAGTTAATAGCCTCCGGGTTTACCCCTGTTAGCCTCGGCGAACGTA